A stretch of Lactuca sativa cultivar Salinas chromosome 6, Lsat_Salinas_v11, whole genome shotgun sequence DNA encodes these proteins:
- the LOC111901124 gene encoding BTB/POZ domain-containing protein At5g41330 gives MPPFSQSTPISNGFSLNHNKFNQTNHQPSTNAITIDVGGQLFQTTKQTLTLAGSKTLFSNLFDSCDQDNNGVPFIDRDPELFSILLSLLRTGNLPSKAKAFDIQDIIFEAKFYGINDLLVESQSNPSQFEPFDLEKSIILPLSGRDSPSAIATTPNGSLHVSHGSKITSFDWSLQKKSTTLTNFTAIDSLLALSPNIVAAGATDFSGLQILDLDLGFVRQTLNWENVTKSSSTVQAIGISPEFLFTSFESGRRNSNSIMVYDLKDDFKLVSEIARNEIFGADLDSAIPSTKLNWVPSVNLLMASGSHSGPFGVSGNIKFWDIRSGRAVWEIKENVDCFSDITVSDALLAVFKIGVNSGEVSYIDLRNLGSNNSWNCLGDTRKVNNGKKEGFGCKIESHGNQVFCGKKGELELWSEVLMGSLNNEKDRIFRKNVLGRVKDLGGNRITNVGFGGNKMFVTRKDQQCVEVWQSSGKRF, from the coding sequence ATGCCTCCTTTCTCACAATCTACCCCTATATCAAATGGGTTTTCGCTCAATCACAACAAATTCAACCAAACAAACCACCAACCCTCCACCAATGCCATCACCATTGATGTGGGTGGTCAACTCTTTCAAACCACcaaacaaaccctaaccctagctggCTCTAAGACCCTTTTCTCTAATCTCTTTGATTCATGTGATCAAGACAATAATGGCGTCCCTTTTATTGATAGAGACCCTGAACTGTTCTCGATTCTTCTTTCGTTATTAAGAACAggtaatcttccatcaaaagcaAAAGCATTCGACATTCAAGATATCATATTCGAAGCAAAGTTTTACGGAATTAATGATCTTCTAGTTGAATCACAATCAAACCCATCTCAATTTGAACCTTTCGACCTCGAAAAATCAATAATTTTGCCTCTGAGTGGTAGAGACTCACCTTCTGCGATTGCAACAACACCAAACGGGTCACTTCATGTTTCCCATGGTAGCAAAATCACATCTTTTGATTGGTCTTTACAAAAAAAGTCAACAACTTTGACCAATTTCACAGCTATCGATTCTTTATTAGCTTTATCCCCAAATATCGTAGCAGCTGGCGCTACAGATTTTTCTGGGTTGCAGATTCTTGATCTCGATTTGGGTTTCGTTAGACAAACTCTAAATTGGGAAAATGTTACGAAATCCAGCTCAACTGTTCAAGCAATTGGTATTTCCCCTGAATTCTTGTTCACTAGCTTCGAATCAGGTCGAAGAAATTCAAACTCAATCATGGTTTATGATCTTAAAGATGATTTCAAACTTGTTTCAGAAATTGCCCGTAATGAAATCTTTGGTGCTGATCTTGATTCCGCAATCCCATCTACAAAATTGAATTGGGTTCCTAGTGTTAATCTGTTAATGGCTTCTGGGTCTCATAGTGGTCCTTTTGGGGTTTCAGGAAACATAAAGTTTTGGGACATAAGATCTGGGAGGGCAGTTTGGGAAATTAAAGAAAATGTTGATTGTTTTTCGGATATAACAGTTTCTGATGCCCTTTTGGCTGTTTTCAAGATTGGTGTAAACTCAGGGGAGGTTTCTTACATTGATTTAAGAAATTTGGGATCTAATAACTCATGGAATTGTCTTGGTGACACTCGAAAAGTTAACAATGGCAAGAAAGAAGGGTTTGGGTGTAAGATTGAAAGCCATGGGAATCAAGTTTTTTGTGGTAAGAAAGGGGAATTGGAGTTATGGTCGGAGGTTTTGATGGGTTCTTTGAACAATGAAAAAGATCGAATTTTTAGGAAGAATGTTTTAGGGAGAGTGAAGGATTTGGGTGGAAATAGGATCACGAATGTAGGATTTGGAGGAAACAAGATGTTTGTGACGAGGAAAGATCAACAATGTGTTGAAGTTTGGCAAAGTTCAGGGAAaagattttga